Proteins from a single region of Parasedimentitalea psychrophila:
- a CDS encoding ester cyclase: MSSLLPVMGAKNSKKSQSASLYGDPVQVNYLNSNKSHIDGSFETEDIMTIRQTAWDFFDACETGKGWDTCKQWSHDDATFSAQADALADVSTLEGYTDWMKGLLTPIPDGHYELKSFAVDDERGNVTAAAVFHGTHTVDAGTGAPTGKSISADYVYVMDFDGGKIKHMTKVWNDGHSLKQLGWA; the protein is encoded by the coding sequence ATGTCTTCCCTTTTGCCAGTTATGGGGGCTAAAAACTCGAAAAAAAGCCAGTCAGCCAGTCTGTATGGCGATCCGGTGCAAGTGAACTATCTTAACTCGAACAAGTCGCACATCGACGGCTCGTTCGAAACGGAGGACATCATGACAATTAGGCAAACCGCATGGGACTTTTTTGATGCTTGTGAAACCGGGAAAGGGTGGGACACCTGCAAGCAATGGAGCCATGATGATGCAACCTTCTCTGCGCAGGCAGATGCCCTTGCTGACGTATCAACGCTTGAGGGTTATACCGATTGGATGAAAGGTTTGCTTACTCCCATTCCAGATGGCCACTACGAGCTAAAGTCCTTTGCCGTGGATGATGAGCGAGGCAATGTAACGGCTGCAGCAGTGTTCCACGGAACGCATACCGTTGATGCCGGGACAGGTGCGCCAACAGGAAAGTCTATCTCTGCCGACTATGTTTACGTTATGGATTTTGATGGTGGGAAAATCAAACACATGACCAAGGTCTGGAATGATGGTCACTCTCTGAAACAACTCGGGTGGGCGTAA
- a CDS encoding IS110 family RNA-guided transposase — protein MTDAKTADGNYSEAVLMSSNCNATYTRLSRKSQGLGDGERTVGGQRGEQRAGKTDAADAEAICEAVRRPSMRFVEIKWTDQQAFLAVHRSRDLVVRQKTQVVNMIRSVLREFGHVLPTGVEAVNRFSQSHMDGDQLDMPELANGILGMLCYQLLGLNARIEGYTRLIKQHALLDANCRRLTKIPGIGPITASAMVATIGDGSQFRTGRDLAAWLGLTPLNKSSGGKERLGNGRQIPSKATGCRDDIARVASKEPS, from the coding sequence ATGACAGACGCAAAAACAGCCGACGGGAATTACTCCGAGGCTGTCCTGATGTCTTCCAACTGCAATGCAACTTATACGAGATTATCGCGCAAAAGTCAAGGCTTGGGTGACGGGGAGCGTACGGTGGGTGGGCAACGGGGCGAGCAAAGAGCGGGCAAGACTGACGCGGCCGATGCCGAGGCGATATGCGAGGCAGTTCGGCGGCCTTCGATGCGGTTTGTCGAGATAAAGTGGACGGACCAACAGGCATTCCTTGCAGTGCATCGCTCCCGCGACCTCGTGGTCCGGCAGAAAACGCAAGTCGTAAATATGATCCGTAGCGTCCTGCGGGAGTTTGGGCATGTACTGCCGACAGGCGTAGAAGCTGTGAATCGCTTTTCCCAAAGCCATATGGATGGGGATCAATTGGACATGCCCGAGCTAGCCAACGGTATTCTGGGAATGCTGTGCTATCAACTTTTGGGGCTCAATGCGCGGATCGAAGGATACACCCGGCTCATCAAGCAACACGCTTTGCTGGATGCAAACTGCCGACGTCTCACTAAAATACCGGGTATCGGTCCAATCACGGCCTCAGCGATGGTGGCGACAATTGGAGACGGGAGCCAGTTCAGAACCGGGCGTGATCTCGCCGCATGGCTCGGCTTGACCCCACTCAACAAATCCAGTGGCGGCAAAGAGAGGCTCGGAAACGGGCGACAGATACCTTCGAAAGCTACTGGTTGTCGGGATGACATCGCGCGCGTTGCAAGCAAGGAACCATCCTGA
- a CDS encoding transposase codes for MGQQRRKYTDDYKAAAAERLYEPGATQGSVSSELGITGTQLKTWRLEIEVFYNRQRRHSGIQYKTPLQAFEDTTMKMAA; via the coding sequence ATGGGTCAACAGCGACGGAAATATACGGACGATTATAAGGCTGCGGCAGCTGAACGGCTTTACGAGCCAGGAGCGACGCAGGGTAGCGTGTCGAGCGAGCTTGGTATCACCGGTACACAGCTGAAGACGTGGAGGCTTGAGATTGAGGTCTTCTACAATCGCCAACGCCGCCACTCCGGTATCCAATACAAAACGCCCCTGCAGGCATTTGAAGATACAACCATGAAAATGGCCGCATAG
- a CDS encoding DUF2652 domain-containing protein has translation MTTHKGYLLIADISGYTQFLTSSELEHANPILQSLLSVMVEQVGEPLHFWKMEGDAVLAYSTQQGFPSGETFLATCENLYNAFATRRQNIIANTTCTCQACANVNALDLKIIAHHGDFDEMHVGPMKDISGADVILVHRMTKTDVSTVTGIRSYALFSDAAVNAMGIEVALVPYSQPFEYFGEVAMQVYDLAKAWQSFRAGREHFFLQEKDGVWTYHRHFELPQVAIWDALTAPELKQRWMDGMISVTVERPKGRIGAGSGYHCAHKAADFRYWVTDWEPFEYFSTRIHDPGREGISMPETYHLKPTKTGTDFRYTIGLAHDANGNRSEISELEAVGFLSDFWPICFDEMEVLLRNAD, from the coding sequence ATGACAACACACAAGGGCTATTTACTGATCGCGGATATCTCCGGCTACACCCAGTTCCTGACATCCTCTGAACTTGAGCACGCGAATCCGATCCTGCAATCGCTGCTTAGCGTTATGGTCGAACAGGTCGGCGAACCGCTGCATTTCTGGAAAATGGAAGGCGACGCGGTGCTGGCCTATTCGACACAACAGGGATTTCCGTCCGGCGAGACCTTTCTCGCCACATGTGAGAACCTCTACAACGCTTTTGCGACGCGTCGGCAAAACATCATAGCCAACACCACTTGTACCTGTCAGGCCTGCGCCAATGTGAACGCACTGGACCTTAAAATCATTGCCCATCACGGAGACTTCGACGAAATGCACGTTGGCCCGATGAAGGACATCTCAGGTGCGGACGTCATTCTGGTACACCGGATGACAAAGACCGATGTCAGCACTGTCACTGGTATCCGCAGTTACGCGCTGTTCAGTGACGCTGCCGTGAATGCCATGGGGATCGAGGTCGCGCTGGTGCCCTATTCCCAACCTTTCGAGTACTTCGGCGAGGTCGCGATGCAGGTCTATGATCTGGCCAAAGCCTGGCAGAGTTTTCGTGCAGGGCGCGAACATTTCTTCTTGCAAGAGAAGGATGGCGTCTGGACCTATCATCGCCACTTTGAACTGCCGCAAGTCGCGATATGGGACGCCCTGACCGCGCCGGAACTGAAACAACGCTGGATGGATGGTATGATTTCAGTGACGGTTGAGCGCCCGAAAGGCCGAATTGGCGCCGGTTCGGGCTATCACTGTGCGCACAAGGCAGCGGATTTTCGCTATTGGGTCACCGATTGGGAGCCCTTTGAGTATTTTTCCACCCGTATCCACGATCCAGGGCGGGAGGGCATCAGCATGCCTGAGACGTATCACCTGAAACCGACCAAAACCGGAACCGACTTTCGCTACACAATCGGCCTGGCCCATGACGCCAATGGCAATCGTTCCGAGATTTCAGAGCTGGAAGCAGTCGGATTTCTTTCCGATTTCTGGCCGATTTGCTTCGACGAGATGGAGGTACTGCTCAGGAACGCGGATTAA